Proteins from one Muntiacus reevesi chromosome X, mMunRee1.1, whole genome shotgun sequence genomic window:
- the MTCP1 gene encoding protein p13 MTCP-1, protein MAGQDVGAPPDRLWVHQEGVYRDEYQRTWVAVLEEETSFLRARVQQVQVPLGDAARPSHLLTSQLPLMWQLYPEERYMDNNSRLWQIQHHLMVRGVQELLLKLLPDD, encoded by the exons ATGGCAGGACAGGATGTGGGGGCCCCACCCGATCGCCTCTGGGTTCACCAAGAGGGTGTCTACCGCGACGAGTACCAGCGCACGTGGGTGGCCGTCCTGGAAGAG GAGACGAGCTTCCTAAGGGCCCGAGTTCAGCAAGTTCAGGTTCCTTTAGGTGATGCAGCCAGGCCAAGCCACCTTCTCACCTCCCAGCTACCTCTCATGTGGCAACTCTACCCCGAGGAGCGCTACATGGACAACAACTCTCGCTTGTGGCAAATCCAGCATCATTTAATG GTCAGGGGCGTACAGGAGCTGTTGCTTAAGCTTTTGCCTGATGATTAA